The proteins below are encoded in one region of bacterium:
- a CDS encoding DUF4372 domain-containing protein produces MNTGQTVFRQLLQFFPRHEFNSCVNRYHGEYRTRGFSTFDQFLCLAYGQLASRESRSSRVQFYSQVRGRLSTPVTASTSH; encoded by the coding sequence ATGAACACCGGTCAGACTGTTTTCAGGCAACTCCTCCAGTTTTTTCCTAGGCATGAGTTCAACAGCTGCGTCAACCGATATCATGGCGAGTACCGCACCAGAGGCTTCTCCACATTTGATCAGTTTCTTTGTCTGGCGTATGGCCAGTTAGCGAGTCGTGAGAGCAGGTCCAGCAGGGTCCAGTTCTACAGCCAGGTTCGGGGACGGTTGTCCACGCCGGTGACAGCCAGTACCTCCCACC
- the istB gene encoding IS21-like element helper ATPase IstB encodes MSKADSMAMMLRSLRLPSIQREYGNMANQAESANWGFEQYLKGLLELEVNERAERRIERLLKRSGLPEGKSLATLDHKLMPIKVRRQIPVLVEGGFIERAENVLAFGLPGRGKSHLLAAIARELVIQRGYAVLFISTHRLVEQLLIAKRELAIEKVFKKLDRFDVVVLDDIGYVQQSREEMEVLFTFLSERYERRSLMITSNLVFSEWDRIFKDPMTTAAAIDRLVHHSTILELDNDSYRAKQAKQQQGN; translated from the coding sequence ATGAGCAAAGCAGACAGTATGGCTATGATGCTGCGGTCCTTGCGCCTGCCTTCCATTCAACGTGAATACGGGAACATGGCCAATCAAGCCGAGTCCGCGAATTGGGGTTTTGAACAATACCTGAAAGGATTGCTTGAACTGGAGGTCAATGAGCGAGCCGAACGGCGCATTGAACGGCTTTTGAAACGCTCCGGGTTGCCGGAAGGCAAAAGTCTTGCCACGTTAGACCATAAGCTGATGCCGATAAAGGTGCGTCGACAGATCCCTGTGCTGGTCGAAGGCGGTTTCATCGAACGGGCCGAGAATGTCCTGGCGTTCGGACTTCCTGGCCGTGGCAAGTCGCACTTGCTGGCGGCCATCGCTCGAGAACTCGTGATCCAGAGAGGTTATGCTGTGCTGTTTATAAGCACTCACCGGTTGGTGGAACAGTTGCTCATCGCCAAACGTGAGCTTGCCATCGAGAAGGTTTTCAAGAAGCTTGATCGCTTCGATGTGGTGGTGCTAGATGACATTGGTTATGTGCAGCAAAGCCGTGAGGAAATGGAGGTGCTGTTCACATTCCTTTCTGAACGATATGAACGGCGCAGCCTGATGATTACTTCCAATCTGGTCTTCAGTGAATGGGACAGGATCTTTAAAGATCCGATGACGACTGCCGCCGCTATCGACCGCCTGGTTCACCATTCAACGATCCTTGAGTTGGACAACGATAGTTATCGGGCCAAGCAGGCAAAGCAACAGCAAGGCAACTGA